Genomic window (Desulforapulum autotrophicum HRM2):
CAACGGGTCCAGGGTTTCCCGGCAGAAGCCGAGAAGTTCGTCTGTCTCCTCCTGGGTCAGGCAAGCGCCTTTAGCAATGTTCCGGCAGATTTCAGGAAGTCTGTTGTTCACCTGCAAGGCCAGAAGCGCCTCTGCCTCTTCGATTTTGTCCATGGCAATGAAATCAAAAAAACCCTGGGTCAGGGCCAGCATTACGGTCACCTGTTGAAAGTCTGAAAAGGGGGAAAATCTGGGTTGTTCCAGGAGCTTTCGCACCCGTTTTCCCCGCTCCAGGGCCGATTTTGTTGTGTTGTCCAGGCGGGAGGCAAACCTGGCAAAGCTTTCCAGTTCCTCAAACTGGGAGTAGGAGAGGCGAAGACTGCCGGTTATGGCATGGAAGGCCGAAGGCTGGGCCTTGCCCCCCACCCGGGAGACTGATTTTCCAACGTCTACGGCAGGCAGCACCCCCTTGGCAAAAAAATCAGGGGAGAGATAGATCTGGCCGTCGGTGATGGAGATCAGGTTGGTGGGAATATAGGCTGAAAGGTTCTGGGCCTCTGTTTCAATGACGGGCAGGGCCGTGAGAGATCCATTGCCCTTTTCAGCCCTTAAATGGGTTGATCGCTCAAGAAGCCTTGAGTGGACGTAAAAGATGTCGCCGGGGAACGCCTCCCGACCCGGCGGTCTTTCAAGGAGCAACGACAGCTCCCGGTAGGCCCTGGCATGGCGGGTCAGATCGTCATATACGATGAGGACGTCCCGGCCCTGGTTCATGAAGTATTCACCAATGGTGCAGGCCGCATAGGGGGCGATATACTGCAGGCCGGGCGGGTCCTGGCAGCCTGCCGCAACAAGGATGGTATGGGAGAGGGCGTCGTGGGCTTCCAGCGTCTGCAGCACCTTTGCCACGGCCGATTCCCGTTGGCCAATGGCTGCGTAAACGCAGACCACGTTCTTTCCTCGTTGGTTGATGATGGTGTCAACGGCAATGGCTGTTTTTCCCGTCTGCCTGTCCCCCAGGATCAGCTGGCGCTGGCCCTTGCCAATGGGGATAAGGGTGTCGATTACCTTTATGCCGGTCTCAAGGGGGGCTGACACAGGGGCCCGCTCCATGATTTCCGGGGCCGGACGTTCCACCGGCCACCGGGCCAGATGATTCATGGGGCCTTTGTTGTCCATGGGTTTGCCCGTGGGATCAATTACCCGGCCCAGAAGGCTTTGCCCCACTGGAACGTCAACCGGCCTTTCAAGGCGGCGGATCTCCATGCCCGCCCCCAGGGTGTGACCTTTACCCAGCAGGATGATGCCCGTGGTGCGGGGCATGAGGCTTGCCACAATTCCCAGGGTACCGTCCCGGCATTCCACAAGCTCTTCAAAAAAGGCGTTGGCAAGGCCGGTGGC
Coding sequences:
- a CDS encoding F0F1 ATP synthase subunit alpha — its product is MLKQIVKQNENAFDRALEAYHPELRAEDVGRVIEINGPIIQATGLANAFFEELVECRDGTLGIVASLMPRTTGIILLGKGHTLGAGMEIRRLERPVDVPVGQSLLGRVIDPTGKPMDNKGPMNHLARWPVERPAPEIMERAPVSAPLETGIKVIDTLIPIGKGQRQLILGDRQTGKTAIAVDTIINQRGKNVVCVYAAIGQRESAVAKVLQTLEAHDALSHTILVAAGCQDPPGLQYIAPYAACTIGEYFMNQGRDVLIVYDDLTRHARAYRELSLLLERPPGREAFPGDIFYVHSRLLERSTHLRAEKGNGSLTALPVIETEAQNLSAYIPTNLISITDGQIYLSPDFFAKGVLPAVDVGKSVSRVGGKAQPSAFHAITGSLRLSYSQFEELESFARFASRLDNTTKSALERGKRVRKLLEQPRFSPFSDFQQVTVMLALTQGFFDFIAMDKIEEAEALLALQVNNRLPEICRNIAKGACLTQEETDELLGFCRETLDPLTKGQPDGNPADPDPTD